One window of Bacillus alkalicellulosilyticus genomic DNA carries:
- the selB gene encoding selenocysteine-specific translation elongation factor, whose translation MSVHYTVGMAGHIDHGKTSLTKALTNVDTDRLKEEKERNISIEPGYAPFQITDEMTVSIIDVPGHERFIRQMIAGVAGIDIVMLVIAADEGVMPQTREHVEILSLLQIQRGMIVITKVDRVDEELLELVQEDIEEQLRGTFLEDSPTVVVDSLSGKGIEDVRLQLIELLPKTPHRNANGAFRLPIDQVFTVHGQGTVVRGTVYEGMVREGETLLLLPQQEQVRARQIQIHQQPTSVGRAGQRVAINIGGISKEQCQRGDVLVSSDSYVTTQTVDVALQVVKSLQHEVKQRAHIKFHIGTAEVYGKIVFFDRNQIEGNEQVLCQVRLDEPVVAKRGDRFIVRRPTPVETIGGGEIIEPRGERYRFGQATIDLLEKKLAGTPEDRISDVLMDKGLLNVKEISQFSGMEESETLATISMMTDSNQVIEWGGYYTLTLVYEQLLTGIVEELHSFHEKFSMQQGKKKAEIIQTQSLQYPEKLIERVLEQAILENQLKKDGPFIAQHAFFPHVPKSWEKRVENVLEQLKKQYIEVKPIAELLQKAQIPEPLHQDIIHFLSRENVIYPLDDALYITHSSYERALLALQSKYDTSFSLQEAKVVLPLSRKYLVPFLELLDKKGMTERVEAERKWK comes from the coding sequence ATGTCAGTTCATTATACAGTCGGAATGGCAGGTCATATTGACCATGGGAAAACAAGCTTAACAAAAGCCTTAACAAACGTAGATACAGACCGTTTGAAGGAAGAAAAAGAAAGAAACATTTCAATTGAACCAGGGTATGCTCCGTTTCAAATTACAGACGAGATGACCGTTTCTATAATTGATGTCCCAGGCCATGAACGATTTATACGGCAAATGATTGCCGGTGTGGCAGGAATTGATATTGTCATGTTGGTCATTGCGGCAGATGAAGGCGTTATGCCACAAACAAGGGAGCATGTTGAAATTTTATCTTTGCTTCAAATTCAAAGAGGGATGATTGTCATTACAAAAGTCGACCGAGTCGACGAGGAGTTGCTTGAGCTTGTACAAGAAGATATTGAAGAACAGCTTAGAGGTACATTCCTAGAAGATAGTCCTACCGTCGTAGTCGATAGTTTATCGGGAAAAGGAATCGAGGACGTGCGCTTGCAACTTATTGAGTTACTTCCTAAAACACCTCACCGAAATGCAAATGGTGCGTTTCGGTTACCGATTGACCAAGTGTTTACGGTTCATGGACAAGGAACTGTTGTGAGAGGAACTGTTTATGAAGGTATGGTTCGTGAAGGAGAGACATTGCTTTTATTGCCTCAGCAGGAGCAAGTGAGAGCGCGGCAGATTCAGATTCACCAGCAACCAACATCCGTTGGTCGAGCGGGGCAGCGTGTAGCAATTAACATTGGAGGGATTTCTAAGGAACAGTGTCAACGTGGCGATGTGTTGGTATCGTCTGATAGCTATGTGACTACACAAACAGTCGATGTGGCTCTTCAAGTAGTGAAGTCACTTCAACATGAAGTGAAACAACGCGCACATATTAAGTTTCATATTGGAACAGCTGAGGTATATGGAAAAATTGTTTTCTTTGACCGCAATCAGATTGAAGGGAATGAGCAGGTTCTTTGTCAGGTTAGATTAGATGAACCCGTAGTGGCTAAACGAGGTGACCGGTTTATTGTAAGGCGACCAACCCCTGTTGAAACCATTGGTGGCGGAGAGATTATTGAGCCAAGGGGAGAGCGTTACCGGTTTGGACAAGCAACGATTGACTTATTAGAAAAGAAACTAGCAGGCACACCAGAAGACCGAATTTCAGACGTATTAATGGATAAAGGTCTATTGAATGTCAAGGAGATAAGTCAGTTTTCAGGAATGGAAGAGAGCGAAACGTTAGCAACGATTTCTATGATGACAGACTCGAATCAAGTCATCGAGTGGGGCGGATACTATACGTTAACTTTGGTTTATGAACAACTTTTAACGGGCATTGTTGAAGAGTTACATAGCTTTCATGAAAAATTCTCGATGCAACAAGGAAAGAAAAAAGCAGAAATCATTCAAACTCAGTCTCTTCAATATCCAGAAAAATTAATAGAGCGTGTACTTGAACAAGCAATCCTTGAAAACCAACTTAAAAAAGATGGGCCTTTCATCGCTCAACATGCATTTTTCCCTCATGTACCAAAATCATGGGAAAAACGAGTGGAAAATGTGCTCGAGCAATTGAAGAAACAATATATAGAAGTGAAGCCGATTGCAGAGTTGCTGCAAAAGGCTCAAATTCCCGAACCCCTTCATCAAGATATCATTCATTTTTTAAGCAGAGAAAATGTGATTTATCCGCTTGATGATGCTCTATATATCACACACTCTAGTTATGAGAGGGCACTTTTGGCTCTTCAGTCTAAGTATGACACATCTTTTTCATTACAGGAGGCAAAAGTAGTCCTACCTCTTTCACGGAAGTATTTAGTTCCTTTTTTAGAGTTGCTAGATAAAAAGGGAATGACGGAGCGAGTCGAAGCTGAACGAAAATGGAAGTAG
- a CDS encoding glycosyltransferase family 4 protein codes for MEQNRVKRIAFFTPYWKQQRGNSTTAKRIVNGLQERGIDVFLFAYDEEEWSEEINKRVNQCDIIHILHFQRFLQWQMSTGYRLHTPYIITSGGTDINEDFKEETKRKRVIPLLEKAEWITVFTEVAKVELEDAAISTQVVVIPQGVWLPNASVLPKGKKDYPAILLPAGLRKVKDVLYALPVIERAKRDFRELTYTIIGEVLEAEVEKKVKSKTKEYEWFTYEPPVPFETIASVYANYDIVLNSSISEGQTAVLLEAMSCRIPVIARKNSGNESIIRDGENGFLFADEAELEQKLRQVIDDTSLQRLFVENGLKTLEQQHSLETEIQSYIRLYERAR; via the coding sequence TTGGAACAGAACCGTGTCAAGCGAATAGCTTTTTTTACACCGTATTGGAAACAACAACGAGGAAATTCAACGACAGCCAAACGGATTGTAAACGGACTTCAGGAGAGGGGTATAGACGTTTTTTTGTTTGCGTATGACGAAGAAGAGTGGTCTGAGGAAATCAATAAGAGAGTGAATCAATGCGACATCATTCATATTCTTCATTTTCAGCGTTTCTTACAGTGGCAAATGTCTACCGGGTACAGGTTGCATACACCGTATATCATCACCTCAGGAGGCACAGATATTAACGAGGACTTTAAAGAGGAGACAAAACGAAAACGTGTCATTCCACTTCTTGAAAAAGCAGAATGGATAACTGTGTTTACTGAAGTTGCTAAAGTGGAGTTAGAAGATGCTGCGATTTCTACTCAGGTGGTTGTGATTCCTCAAGGGGTTTGGCTACCGAACGCTTCGGTTTTGCCTAAGGGGAAAAAGGACTACCCGGCGATCCTTCTTCCAGCTGGATTACGAAAGGTGAAGGATGTCCTTTATGCGCTTCCTGTAATAGAAAGAGCAAAAAGGGATTTTCGAGAGTTAACGTATACGATTATTGGTGAAGTTCTTGAAGCTGAAGTAGAAAAAAAAGTGAAATCTAAAACAAAAGAGTATGAGTGGTTTACGTATGAGCCCCCAGTTCCTTTTGAAACAATCGCTTCCGTTTACGCGAACTACGACATCGTTCTGAACTCGTCTATTTCAGAAGGGCAGACAGCCGTTTTATTAGAAGCGATGTCTTGTCGTATTCCTGTCATCGCTCGAAAAAATAGTGGCAATGAGAGTATTATTAGGGACGGGGAAAATGGTTTTCTTTTTGCGGATGAAGCGGAACTAGAACAGAAGCTCAGACAAGTGATTGACGATACATCTTTGCAACGTCTTTTTGTTGAAAACGGCTTAAAGACCTTGGAACAGCAACATAGTTTAGAAACAGAAATCCAATCATACATTCGTCTGTATGAACGAGCAAGGTAA
- a CDS encoding C40 family peptidase gives MGRKHTKEGFDASDFTKYAFEKSSAKINIPRSVKEQFNTGKAVKQKNLKKGDLVFFNANRTGKEPTFVGIYNGNGKFYAATVSKGVSIQGLQSKYWKDRYIGAKRVISK, from the coding sequence GTGGGGAGGAAACACACGAAGGAAGGCTTTGATGCATCTGATTTTACAAAGTATGCTTTTGAAAAATCTTCAGCAAAAATAAACATACCACGCTCGGTCAAAGAACAATTCAACACAGGTAAAGCAGTCAAACAAAAGAATCTAAAAAAAGGTGACCTCGTCTTCTTTAACGCAAATAGAACAGGAAAAGAACCAACATTTGTCGGTATTTACAATGGCAATGGCAAGTTCTATGCAGCAACGGTATCAAAAGGGGTTTCTATACAAGGCCTACAATCTAAGTACTGGAAAGACCGCTACATCGGGGCAAAAAGAGTTATATCAAAATAA
- a CDS encoding helix-turn-helix domain-containing protein, which produces MNKFEDLKDVLTVKDIAVFLGIGRGKAYELVHSGSFHVVRVGSRILVSKKSFQHWFEGFEGQE; this is translated from the coding sequence ATGAATAAATTTGAAGATTTAAAAGACGTTTTAACGGTGAAAGATATCGCTGTATTTTTAGGTATCGGCCGTGGAAAGGCTTATGAATTAGTTCACTCTGGCAGTTTTCATGTAGTACGAGTAGGGAGCAGAATCCTAGTATCTAAAAAGTCTTTTCAACATTGGTTTGAAGGGTTTGAAGGTCAAGAGTAG
- a CDS encoding divergent PAP2 family protein, giving the protein MNKKIMTAIMSIGIAQLLKVPLKARETGVVDWGALFQTGSMPSSHSAGVTSLATYIAWDKGMKSVDFALATIFGMIVMYDAQGIRRQAGELTIKVNHLDEQVEELAGHHPGHEYEEKEKKLKEMLGHQPEEVLGGAILGALTGTLSYFATKN; this is encoded by the coding sequence GTGAATAAGAAAATTATGACGGCCATTATGTCTATAGGGATAGCGCAACTTTTAAAAGTACCTTTAAAAGCAAGGGAAACAGGAGTTGTCGATTGGGGAGCATTGTTTCAAACAGGTAGTATGCCAAGCTCTCATTCGGCAGGGGTTACATCTTTAGCGACGTATATCGCTTGGGATAAAGGCATGAAAAGTGTTGATTTTGCGCTGGCGACAATCTTTGGGATGATTGTCATGTATGATGCTCAAGGCATTCGAAGGCAAGCGGGGGAATTAACGATAAAAGTAAATCACTTGGATGAGCAGGTTGAAGAATTAGCCGGCCATCATCCTGGTCATGAATATGAAGAAAAAGAAAAAAAGCTTAAGGAAATGCTTGGCCATCAACCAGAAGAAGTACTCGGTGGTGCTATCCTAGGCGCATTAACAGGAACGCTATCCTATTTCGCAACAAAAAACTAG
- a CDS encoding tyrosine-type recombinase/integrase translates to MAGHIKQDKKTKKWLFTIEAGKDAKGNRKRRIRKGFKNKTEAKNAMAIAIAEFQKEEVHSEDKQETITVGDFLDYWLKSYAETNTVHNTFKAYERIIRVHLKPALGNIKINELKVRDVQQYYSKKVRTENTVENNEGEGRLSKQTVLHHHRVLNKALNDALDWEFVDKNVAKRAKPPRPDKAKFTTYTPEELNLLLKSASGSVLYFPIITAAAHTGARVGELRALTWGDIDFNNRKIFITKSAYDKKGEGVKIKNAPKNGQNRAISMGKRLVELFQRHKDNYEKKKALLGPTFNPNDLVFYNTKGNYLDVRDLARAYKRAVKEVHLSDSRFHDLRHSHATILLQQNVHPKVVSERLGHTKVSITLDLYSHVNPLLQDSAAKAFDDAF, encoded by the coding sequence ATGGCTGGACATATCAAACAGGATAAAAAAACGAAGAAGTGGCTCTTTACTATTGAAGCGGGTAAAGACGCGAAAGGAAATAGAAAACGTAGAATTAGAAAAGGATTTAAAAATAAGACAGAAGCCAAAAATGCAATGGCAATAGCTATTGCCGAATTTCAAAAAGAAGAAGTCCATTCCGAAGATAAGCAAGAAACAATAACGGTTGGTGATTTTCTAGACTATTGGCTAAAGTCCTATGCTGAAACTAATACTGTTCACAACACTTTTAAAGCATATGAACGTATCATTCGAGTTCATTTAAAACCAGCACTTGGTAATATAAAGATAAATGAATTAAAGGTGAGAGATGTTCAGCAGTATTACTCAAAGAAAGTAAGAACCGAGAATACCGTAGAAAATAATGAAGGAGAAGGAAGGTTATCTAAGCAAACCGTCTTACACCATCATCGTGTGCTAAATAAAGCCTTAAATGATGCTCTTGATTGGGAGTTCGTAGATAAAAATGTGGCAAAAAGAGCTAAGCCACCTAGGCCTGATAAAGCAAAATTTACAACATATACTCCTGAGGAACTTAATTTACTTCTTAAAAGTGCAAGCGGAAGTGTATTATATTTTCCAATTATAACGGCTGCAGCTCATACAGGTGCTCGTGTTGGAGAATTAAGAGCATTGACATGGGGGGACATTGACTTTAACAACAGAAAAATATTCATTACCAAGTCAGCCTATGATAAAAAGGGTGAGGGGGTTAAAATAAAGAATGCTCCTAAAAATGGACAAAATAGAGCCATTTCAATGGGTAAGCGCCTTGTTGAATTATTTCAACGTCATAAGGATAATTATGAGAAAAAGAAAGCCTTATTAGGTCCAACCTTTAATCCAAATGATCTCGTTTTTTACAACACAAAAGGAAATTACTTGGATGTAAGAGATTTGGCAAGAGCCTATAAAAGAGCGGTAAAAGAAGTACACTTATCGGATAGTCGTTTTCATGATTTACGTCACAGCCACGCGACGATTTTGCTTCAACAAAATGTTCATCCAAAAGTGGTAAGTGAGCGTTTAGGACATACGAAAGTAAGTATTACACTTGATTTGTATAGTCATGTAAACCCATTACTGCAAGATAGTGCTGCTAAAGCATTCGATGATGCTTTTTAA
- the phnD gene encoding phosphate/phosphite/phosphonate ABC transporter substrate-binding protein has protein sequence MKKIVWLLSLCFVFIAGCGAASEEPFTVAVIPAQTIGEMEVGLEKLDAELTEKLNRDVEIELYPNYNAVVEALNYNQIDLAFLGPVTYLIAKEQSGAQAIVTQLIDGEPFYYSYMITHVDNEWNSLEDIIADQASIDFAFGSPASTSGHLIPGVELSRHDVYFSEDDHKFESVRYTGSHDITAQQVQDNMVDVGAIDSAIYHELVAEGVIDESQIKIIWTSEQLYQYPWTVSGTTDEETIQALQEAFVGITDQEILSIFGGASAFVEADDSNYQNVYEAAKEFGMLE, from the coding sequence ATGAAAAAAATAGTTTGGTTATTATCATTATGTTTTGTATTCATTGCCGGATGTGGCGCTGCATCAGAGGAACCTTTTACCGTTGCCGTTATCCCAGCGCAAACGATTGGTGAAATGGAGGTCGGCCTTGAAAAGCTTGACGCTGAATTAACAGAAAAACTAAACCGAGACGTAGAAATTGAACTATACCCTAATTATAACGCAGTTGTAGAAGCGTTAAATTACAATCAAATCGATTTAGCGTTTTTAGGACCTGTCACTTATTTAATTGCGAAAGAACAAAGTGGGGCACAAGCGATTGTGACTCAACTCATTGATGGGGAGCCATTCTATTATTCATATATGATTACTCATGTAGATAATGAGTGGAACTCGTTAGAAGATATTATCGCAGACCAAGCGTCTATTGATTTTGCTTTCGGAAGCCCTGCTTCAACGTCGGGTCATTTGATTCCTGGAGTAGAACTATCTCGTCATGACGTGTACTTTTCTGAGGATGACCACAAATTTGAAAGCGTTAGATATACCGGTTCTCATGATATTACAGCTCAACAAGTACAAGATAACATGGTTGATGTTGGTGCAATTGATAGCGCGATATACCATGAACTTGTGGCAGAAGGTGTGATTGATGAAAGTCAAATCAAAATAATTTGGACGTCAGAACAATTGTACCAGTATCCTTGGACCGTCTCAGGAACTACAGATGAGGAAACGATTCAAGCGTTACAGGAAGCTTTTGTAGGAATAACCGACCAAGAAATTCTTAGTATTTTTGGTGGAGCCTCTGCATTTGTGGAAGCAGATGATAGCAACTATCAAAATGTATATGAAGCCGCAAAAGAGTTTGGGATGTTAGAATAG
- a CDS encoding ATP-binding protein: MSRIKSDIPIFYTIIGFLLILVIDLVFWQVGNSTPTYILWSSIKSWIGFLLFAFVIYRYLVKQQQAKLLVENHDKQAILINSISDFIVFKDDKGRWSEVNNFGQKLYNLEKEDVLGRTDLEMAELFPKYFEHFKYCYDTDEIAWGNGKPIHVDELLIVGEEERLFDVLKIPMFHPDGSRKGLYAIGRDITELRKSEELLIKNEKLSIVGQLAAGVAHEIRNPLTSLKGFVNLCKENEGDKELYLKIMHNELERINDIVDELLVIARPQKVPMKQNDINKLLDGVTILMETEASIAGVSLQIHKEEKLPLISCGECQIKQVLINIIKNAIEASNADSTVTITTSATKENVTVTIEDEGCGMKRADISKLGDPFFTMKENGTGLGMMVSLKIIEAHEGTLSIQSEINQGSTVSISLPIKQTNEKN, translated from the coding sequence ATGAGTCGAATAAAAAGTGATATTCCAATATTTTATACTATCATTGGATTTTTACTAATTCTAGTAATCGACCTCGTCTTTTGGCAAGTAGGAAATTCCACCCCCACCTACATCTTGTGGTCCTCAATAAAAAGCTGGATCGGTTTTCTTTTATTTGCTTTTGTAATCTATCGCTATCTCGTAAAGCAACAGCAAGCCAAACTTCTTGTTGAGAATCATGACAAACAAGCCATTCTTATTAATTCAATCTCAGATTTTATTGTATTTAAAGACGATAAAGGTCGCTGGAGCGAAGTCAATAATTTTGGACAAAAACTATATAATTTAGAGAAAGAAGATGTCTTAGGAAGAACGGACCTGGAAATGGCTGAGTTGTTCCCCAAATATTTCGAGCATTTTAAGTATTGTTATGATACGGATGAGATTGCTTGGGGAAATGGAAAACCAATTCATGTCGATGAGTTACTCATTGTCGGTGAAGAAGAACGATTATTTGACGTACTAAAAATACCTATGTTCCATCCAGACGGAAGCCGTAAAGGTTTATATGCGATCGGTCGTGATATCACGGAGTTAAGAAAATCAGAGGAATTGCTCATTAAAAATGAAAAGCTATCGATTGTTGGACAGCTTGCTGCCGGGGTCGCTCATGAAATAAGGAACCCACTCACATCGTTAAAAGGCTTTGTAAACCTTTGCAAAGAAAATGAAGGAGATAAGGAACTTTATTTAAAAATTATGCACAACGAGCTTGAGAGAATAAATGACATTGTCGATGAACTATTAGTCATTGCAAGACCTCAAAAAGTTCCTATGAAACAAAATGACATTAACAAACTTCTTGATGGCGTTACAATACTCATGGAAACCGAAGCAAGTATCGCAGGTGTTTCCCTTCAAATCCATAAAGAAGAAAAACTTCCACTGATTTCATGTGGAGAATGTCAGATAAAACAAGTGCTTATCAACATTATAAAAAATGCAATTGAAGCGTCAAATGCTGATTCAACTGTAACCATTACTACTTCAGCTACAAAAGAAAATGTAACCGTTACAATTGAAGATGAAGGGTGCGGTATGAAGCGTGCAGATATCAGCAAGCTGGGCGATCCCTTTTTCACGATGAAAGAAAATGGCACTGGCCTCGGTATGATGGTCTCCTTAAAAATTATTGAAGCCCACGAGGGAACACTATCGATTCAAAGCGAAATAAATCAAGGGTCAACCGTATCAATATCTCTACCAATTAAGCAAACCAATGAAAAAAACTAG